Proteins encoded within one genomic window of Fragaria vesca subsp. vesca linkage group LG1, FraVesHawaii_1.0, whole genome shotgun sequence:
- the LOC101311907 gene encoding uncharacterized protein At1g10890-like has protein sequence MGRSISKSPSRGRSRRDRSRSPYSRRNRSSVSPRRRRTRSPSYRRRKSRSPTPRRRRRHRSKSSSPSPPPKSPTPAPRPTTTDRKNAADKVKKEEEEKARLLLEAELKRLEEETAQRIEEAIRRNVEERLSSEEVKMEIERRIEEGQKKLLEDVQAQLQKEKDAALNEARQKEEQARREREELDKMLEENRRRVEEAQRREAMELQSKEEERYRELELIQRQKEEAARRKKMEEEEEHARLMKLSSKNKSRSKSSSIGF, from the exons ATGGGACGGAGCATATCAAAGTCGCCGTCGAGAGGAAGAAGCCGACGGGACCGAAGCCGCTCACCCTACTCCAG AAGGAATCGTTCTAGTGTCTCCCCGCGTCGCCGGCGGACCCGGTCGCCGAGTTACCGGCGCCGCAAGAGTCGCTCTCCTACGCCGAGACGACGTCGCAGGCATAGAAGCAAGAGCAGCTCTCCGTCTCCTCCACCTAAGTCTCCGACTCCTGCCCCTCGCCCGACGACAACTGATCGGAAAAATGCCGCCGATAAGGTCAAGAAGGAGGAGGAGGAAAAGGCCAG GTTACTACTGGAGGCGGAGCTGAAGAGATTGGAGGAGGAGACGGCGCAGAGAATAGAGGAAGCGATTCGGAGAAATGTAGAGGAGAGGCTGAGCTCTGAGGAAGTTAAGATGGAAATAGAGAGGCGGATAGAGGAAGGCCAGAAGAAGCTGCTTGAGGATGTGCAAGCTCAGCTTCAGAAAGAGAAAGACGCTGCTCTTAATGAAGCGAGACAGAAAGAA GAACAAGCTCGAAGAGAGAGAGAAGAGCTGGATAAGATGCTGGAGGAGAATAGGAGGAGGGTGGAAGAGGCTCAGAGAAGAGAAGCTATGGAACTGCAGAGCAAAGAGGAGGAACGGTATCGGGAGTTGGAGCTGATTCAGAGACAGAAAGAAGAGGCTGCTAGGAGAAAAAAGATGGAAGAGGAAGAAGAACATGCACGCCTCATGAAGTTGTCTAGTAAGAATAAATCTCGGTCAAAGTCTTCTAGTATTGGTTTCTAA
- the LOC101312194 gene encoding uncharacterized protein LOC101312194 gives MGKENLSEAGGGVSEEGASPRQSDYLGTHPRHSLDKEAGLPTCRVCHCAETDKRGDAALEFLGITPPLQEAHISHREVNPDSNVALKDAESDSSVKKNVGQESRFLEFMGPDGEVFICSADLEMGSCQHQDTLLELGCSCKNDLALVHYSCALKWFINHGSTVCEICGRVSKNIRVTDFKKVLVSLKEYESLRERTASGQTDPPHANTSTGVDPDAVAAIRRQRLSEISLWFRPHNNGHGNNNTNGNSVAASQVASEDHQNTVVVPAENRATKWAMEATAILLATGLLTVTVAWLLAPHVAKKTARSGLHILLGGICALTVVVFFRFFVLTRIKYGPARYWAILFVFWFLVFGIWASRTHGAHKT, from the exons ATGGGAAAGGAAAACTTATCAGAGGCTGGAGGTGGAGTCAGTGAGGAAGGTGCCTCACCTAGACAGAGTGATTATCTAGGGACTCACCCACGCCATAGTCTTGACAAGGAGGCCGGATTGCCCACTTGTCGTGTGTGCCATTGTGCTGAAACTGACAAAAGGGGAGATGCAGCATTAGAGTTCTTGGGTATCACTCCTCCTTTACAAGAAGCACACATAAGCCACCGGGAAGTAAATCCTGACAGCAATGTAGCTCTGAAAGATGCTGAAAGTGATAGTTCTGTCAAGAAAAATGTTGGACAAGAATCTAGGTTTTTGGAGTTTATGGGCCCTGACGGAGAAGTTTTCATTTGTAGTGCTGATCTAGAAATGGGTTCCTGTCAGCATCAAGATACTTTACTGGAGCTTGGTTGCTCTTGCAAAAATGACCTTGCTCTAGTACACTATTCATGTGCACTCAAATGGTTTATTAACCATGGATCCACTGTGTGTGAAATCTGCGGACGTGTTTCAAAGAATATCAGAGTTACAGATTTCAAAAAGGTTCTTGTTTCATTAAAAGAGTATGAATCATTGAGGGAAAGAACTGCTAGTGGACAAACCGATCCGCCACATGCCAATACAAGTACGGGCGTAGATCCAGATGCTGTAGCTGCTATCCGAAGGCAACGGCTGAGTGAGATTTCCTTGTGGTTTAGGCCACATAATAATGGTCACGGTAATAATAATACAAATGGAAATTCTGTTGCAGCTTCACAAGTTGCATCAGAAGATCATCAGAATACTGTGGTTGTCCCTGCTGAAAATCGTGCAACCAAGTGGGCTATGGAAGCTACTGCTATTCTGCTTGCCACAGGGCTGCTTACTGTTACTGTAGCGTGGCTTTTAGCTCCTCATGTGGCGAAG AAAACTGCCAGAAGTGGTCTCCATATTCTCCTAGGAGGAATTTGTGCTTTAACAGTTGTGGTTTTTTTCCGATTT TTTGTGCTTACAAGAATCAAGTATGGACCGGCACGCTACTGGGCAATATTGTTTGTCTTTTGGTTTCTCGTTTTTGGAATTTGGGCTTCACGAACACATGGCGCTCACAAAACATAA
- the LOC101312483 gene encoding uncharacterized protein LOC101312483, whose amino-acid sequence MLAVKLVRSLVLGETINNNPVVDDSSDSDQNDVVVATKPKTPLLLFLPTKELVTDTYRLATIARDMGFDLHPTPSLSHILLSHPPSSSPSSSPSTSFPSTWSSTSLSSSSSLPEATVPLPFPSLIGAPVPHLRAFVKLSRGLFKLVFAPAELIDSESASVESYWDCCSGSLFSRLAGDRIGTMEGFSRALAGAGWSLFKTRENGGGRSVYLFRKVDVNRVRDGECRIRELRLPALDFRNAPLRILQYILLMTDDMFYLA is encoded by the coding sequence ATGCTGGCAGTAAAGCTGGTCCGTTCTCTGGTGTTGGGAGAAACCATCAACAACAACCCTGTCGTTGACGACTCCTCCGACTCCGACCAAAACGACGTCGTGGTGGCCACCAAACCCAAAACCCCACTGCTCCTCTTCCTCCCAACCAAAGAGCTCGTCACCGACACCTACAGACTCGCCACCATCGCCCGCGACATGGGCTTCGACCTCCACCCAACCCCTTCTCTCTCCCACATCCTCCTCTCCCACCCTCCGTCTTCTTCGCCTTCTTCCTCGCCGTCGACCTCGTTTCCTTCCACGTGGTCATCCACATCTCTCTCTTCCTCTTCCTCTCTCCCGGAGGCCACCGTCCCCCTCCCTTTCCCTTCCCTCATCGGAGCTCCGGTGCCGCATCTCCGCGCCTTCGTCAAGCTCTCCCGGGGCCTCTTCAAGCTCGTCTTCGCGCCGGCGGAGCTCATAGACAGTGAATCGGCGAGTGTTGAGAGCTACTGGGACTGCTGCTCCGGGTCGCTGTTTTCGCGGCTCGCCGGAGATAGGATTGGCACTATGGAGGGGTTTTCGAGGGCCCTGGCCGGAGCTGGGTGGAGTCTTTTCAAGACTAGGGAGAATGGCGGTGGGAGATCGGTGTATTTGTTCAGGAAGGTTGATGTAAACAGGGTTCGGGATGGGGAGTGTAGGATAAGGGAGCTGAGGTTGCCTGCATTGGATTTTCGGAATGCTCCTTTGCGGATTTTGCAGTACATTCTTCTTATGACTGATGATATGTTCTATCTCGCATGA
- the LOC101299536 gene encoding uncharacterized protein LOC101299536, with protein sequence MDNKKELITCYFSDSVSERRASELQEAWPELLAALEKCGVTSLKLNLTESDLTASITRTHCQDYRAHRLLELLATTNVPPSLAIELALNDKVTYDLIKIGQQEGGFAWKYGINQKQFAERREWLEKHYLEALEFATDCHLYLGAQTLTAVATKSGWPVSLGLKTIRTLVEQRIRYGPD encoded by the coding sequence ATGGACAACAAGAAGGAACTGATCACTTGCTACTTTTCTGATTCTGTATCCGAAAGGCGTGCATCGGAGTTGCAAGAAGCTTGGCCGGAGCTGCTGGCGGCTTTGGAAAAGTGTGGCGTTACTTCATTGAAGCTGAACCTGACCGAGTCTGACTTGACAGCTTCAATAACCAGAACTCATTGCCAAGATTACAGGGCTCACCGTCTTCTTGAACTATTGGCAACGACTAATGTGCCCCCATCTTTGGCAATAGAACTAGCACTCAACGACAAGGTGACATACGATCTCATCAAGATAGGGCAACAAGAAGGTGGATTTGCTTGGAAATATGGCATCAACCAGAAGCAATTCGCCGAACGCCGTGAGTGGCTGGAGAAGCACTACTTGGAAGCACTTGAATTTGCGACTGATTGTCATCTGTATCTTGGGGCACAAACTCTTACTGCTGTGGCTACTAAATCTGGTTGGCCTGTGAGCCTTGGGTTAAAAACTATCAGGACGCTTGTGGAACAACGCATACGCTATGGACCGGATTGA
- the LOC101312768 gene encoding uncharacterized protein LOC101312768 — MSTPDIAGILEKSKELDQLRKEQEDVLIDINKMHKKLQTTPEVVEKPGDNSLSKLKNLYAHAKELSENEVTVSNMLLSQLDALLPSGPQGQPRRRIEGNEPKRKRMKTDSEIPRISPALRNQLEACASLKGEQVAARVTPEDADKDEWFVVKVMHFDKDTREFEVLDEEPGDDEEGSGQRKYKLPMSAIIPFPKRNDPSPTLDFPTGRHVLAVYPGTTALYKATVVNGHRKRKTDDYLLEFDDDEEDGSLPQRTVPFHKVVALPEGHRQ, encoded by the exons ATGTCGACGCCCGACATTGCGGGGATACTAGAAAAGTCGAAAGAGCTTGATCAGTTGAGGAAAGAGCAAGAGGATGTGCTCATTGACATTAATAAGATGCATAAGAAGCTCCAAACCA CTCCTGAAGTAGTTGAGAAGCCTGGAGATAATTCGTTGTCGAAGCTGAAGAATTTATATGCTCATGCGAAAGAGCTTTCAGAAAATGAAGTAAC TGTTTCAAATATGTTGTTGAGTCAACTTGATGCTCTATTACCTTCTGGACCTCAAGGGCAGCCACGGAGAAGAATAG AAGGCAATGAGCCGAAAAGGAAGAGAATGAAGACTGACTCTGAGATTCCAAGGATTTCCCCAGCCCTCCGAAATCAACTTGAGGCCTGTGCTAGTCTAAAAGGTGAACAG GTAGCAGCCAGGGTCACTCCAGAAGATGCTGATAAGGACGAGTGGTTTGTTGTAAAAGTGATGCATTTTGACAAGGACACCAGAGA ATTTGAAGTACTAGACGAGGAACCTGGTGATGATGAAGAAGGCAGTGGCCAAAG AAAGTACAAGTTGCCTATGTCAGCTATTATCCCTTTCCCCAAGAGAAATGACCCTTCCCCTACCCTAGATTTTCCTACTGGAAGACATGTTTTGGCAGTTTATCCAGGAACAACTGCACTATACAAGGCAACTGTGGTCAATGGTCATCGCAAG AGGAAGACAGATGA TTATTTATTGGAATTTGATGATGACGAGGAAGATGGGTCTTTGCCTCAAAGGACAGTGCCATTCCATAAGGTGGTTGCCCTACCAGAAGGACATCGCCAGTGA